TGTCAACTGACTGCGTGATAGATGGTATTTAGCCAGACGGCTGCTTCTGGGTGGTATGTTTTGCTTTTGTTTTCGTGCACCCGTAGGACGTCCCAGAACAGTAAAGGGACGTGTCTCTGGTCGAAAATAGGGGAGTGGATCAAGAGAATAGGGAACGTTGAGAACTTGCTCACGTTCCCCTCCACGAATATTGCGTGTGATAAATCTTGATTGCAGCGTAAAGAGCTGTCGATCGAGAGGCACTTTTCCATTATGCACATACAACGAATGTGAATCCCGAATATCACCATTCGGATCCAGGTCTCCCGATTGAAAGACAAGTCTGCCATTTTGATCCCAGACCATTGTCCTTAAAAAGACAACACGTTCTGCATCGAACCCGGTTGGTACCCCATGCCCCAGTGTAATATTGGAAACAGGGACACAAAACTTCAATCCATAACCGTTTGCTTTTTCTACCTGTATGTCTCCCAAATGATAACCTGCCTGCAAAATTTGCAGCCTCTGTGACGTTGCCTCAGCGAGTAATTCATATTGATCGTTTAAAATCTGTCGGGCCTTGATCCGCATCACCTGATCATCCCACGGAGGCGGAAAGTAAGTCCCCTTGGTTACATGCTTTTCAAAAACAGGCGTTCCCCAACCTCCGGCGTCATCGAAGACAAGCCACTCACGCATGGTGGCAAGCCCTTCGGCTGTTTTCGGATCTGAACCTTCCTCACGAACCGCTTTGGGATTATGTGGAAAGAGGCCCCGATGAATGATCGGATAGTCAGGACCAATCATCATATGATTTGTATGCTTACGGACTGGCGTCTTCACATTACCAACGATAGCAGCAGGAGAAAAACTGTAACCTTTGGGCTCACCTGGTACGGCTCCCATATGACAATCCTGACAGTTTTCTTTGAACTTCTTAGCGGAAGGCGAATGTTTAAATTCACTGAAGGCGTCTTCTAATCGAAACCCGTTGGGCGCAAAAACGTCATGACAACTGCCGCAGAAACCAGGCGTGATCAACTGGAAAAACCGATACGCTTTCGCGTGAACTTCACGACCTTTGATATGTGGATTTTCCGTTGTTTTCAAAACACCATACTTATCCGGATTTGCCAGGACCTCCGCGAGTCCTTCATCACCATTGGGACCATACACGACCTGATTGATGTCTCCACTGACCAGCGCCTGTCGCCCTGCGCCTTTCCCCCACGCCTGATTAATTCGATGACAGTTGACACAAGTCACTCCTTCACGCGATGAAGGGGGGCGATCAAGATTGCTCATATTTATGGGTTCGGATAACGCCATACCAACGGGTGTGTGGCAACGAATACAAAAATCCCCCAAGGTGCCGTTATTCAGTTTGATGAGTTTATTTGACATCGCATTGAAGACCGGACTGAGCTGTGCATACGCATGAGGTGAGACGGACCATTCGCGATAATGCTGTGGATGACATTTGCCACACTTGGCGGCAGAAGGGAAGGGGTCATCGACAAAGCAGTCAGCATGTGCTTTATCAACGACATAATCAAGCACATCCTGGGAATTTTTGCTCGTCTCTGTGTTTGTTGAATTCTCAGATCCAAAGAGGCTTACAAAGCCTTTGTCTTCTGCCTGGGCCTCCTGAAAAGCAAGATTGGGTAGCACGAACGCGCAGAGGCCCAATGCGATCGCAAAACTACGATAAGGCCTGGCTTGATTCTTACTGGGGAAGGGTTCCATCCCTCTCCTCCTGAAAAACACGGGACATATTGTCCGCGCATAATGAGACTGAAATTGTGATGTCAGCAGAATTGTTGCAGCAGGCTTAATAGGTATAATCGGAATAAATTAACATTCTGTTAACGAATTAACAGAGTTGATTGGCAAGTATCCAGGAAAAGATGAGCGACAAATTCACCGACTTAACTAGCATTCAACGCAGCCACCCTAATATCTCAACATTGGATCTACCAAGCAGTTGACACCTAAATGAATGCCATTTCATTCGCGCGCAAAGTAATGAAAGCATGCCCTTTCAAAATACCAAGAAGATCTCTACTTCGACTTACTTCTCAAGAGAAATGACACCATCCCAATCTGCTGGTGCCTTGTAATTGTTACAAGCAATCTGAAGCAGCAAGAAATCTTTGGCACGATCCTTCGGTGGCAAATGCCCTAGCAAGTCAAGTGCGCGTTCCCAATCTCCTTCAATAAACGCCTCGACTGCTGCTTCAAAATCTAGAATATTCCGATTTGAGATCGAGCTTTTCCCTTCAGAAGGCAGTAATTCATAAATGGGAAATGGTGTTTCAAATCCGGCGGGACGAAATATTCCGATACGTCGACAACGTCCTTCCGTTTCAGGAAGCAGGTTGCGCACATCGGAAGCCGTTTGCTCATCGATGAGAATGGGAACGCCAATCTGCTTTGTCATGCCTTCCAGTCGAGATGCCAGGTTCACCACAGGACCAAATACACCGACTTTCGCCTGCTCCCTGGTCCCAATTTTTCCAGCGATTGCCTGACCACGGGTGATTCCAATTCCAACTTCAAATCCACTGAGTTCATTTTCCTTAGAACTGTTCGATATTTTAAACATTCTTTGAATGCGCAGCGCTGCCAGACAGGCCGGAATCGCACCTTTAGACAACGGCAAAGGCCAGCCCCAAAACCCGAGTGCACTGTCTCCCTGAAAATCGGCAATCACACCATTCTGACCGCTAATACTCTGAGTCATGACTCCCAACGCATTTTTTAATCGCCCCAGAAAATGATGTAGATTCTTACCAGCCTGCTCTGTCATATGGGAGAATCCTCGCAGATCACAAAACAAAACTGCTGTGTCGGTTTCTGTTGGTTCCAGAGTGTGTTTGGCATCATCTTTGGAGACCATTTTGATGATGGCGGGTGAAAAGAACTGCTGAATCCCGGAAAACCGGTCTTCCAGCTCATGCACTCGACGAATCGCAGACAGCATTTGGGCCACCAACTCAACCAGATTCAAATCGTCCTGTAAGTCATCCGTTGATAAATATGCCTTTGAAGGTGATTCTTCACCATAACGACCACAAGTATAAAGACACCACTTCTTATTTCCATCTGTGTTTACCGGCGTACAAAAAGCCCATCGTCCATTTGCCAGCGGTGCTCCCGTTCGGTTCTTCTCCACTTCGATTGCTGTTTCATTTTTCTTCAAGACATCACGTACCAAGGACCTGACAATCGACACACGCCTGAACCCCGGAACCGGCTGCTCCCAATGGACAACACTCCATTTCTTTTCACCGTCGCTCTCGATGATTGCCACGACATCTGCATGGTTCATCACATCTTTGAGTATTTGAGCCGCTTGACTAGCCAGATTATCTTTGTCCTTGCAAAGCCATAATGTTGGCACTAATTTGGAAACGGCCTCGATTCTCAAATCTGTCGTACGTAAGCTGAATTCCGTCAGAATATCAGAATCAGTATCCAGGTCATCCAGGATTTGTAATATGCCTGAGTTCGGCGTTCGATCGACCGATTGAAATTCTGTCGCACCAATTTGAAATTTCTCGCCGACCGATACACTCAACTCACTGTAATACTGATTGTCGAACCAGATTTGATTCCTCACACTGGGAAAACAGCGAATATTGAGACGTCTCTGGTGCCGTTCGAATTCTGCATGCATCCGTGAAATGGTGGAATCCCAGGGAACTGCGAAGTCGTTCTCCGCACTTCGACCTAACAACAATGTCTTCGAGTCAGGAATATCCCATTCAATCTTTTCGCCTGGTCTTGAGCCTGTTGCAATGAGATGCATCATTGTTGAGTTCCGTTTTGTCATTGACTTTCAGATGTGATCCAATATGGGATTGACTTTGACTCTCTCTACCCGTCTGATAGAGATATGATCACAAAGCCCAGTATTCAAAACGCATTTTTGGATGAATGGCAACACCCCTTTCCTTAAATAGTCACGTTTTTTTCTAACAAAAAAGTCAATTTTTCGAGTAGTAAACGGTGAGCATCCACCGTTACTTATGTGTATGTTGTAAATTTTCCTTTCGATTTACATGTACTCGACAGGTCATACATTCCGGCAGTTCTTTGGCGAAAACAGACCACGATAATTGACAAAATTGCTATATCCCTTCTCCTAATTCAGACATAGAAAGTTTCTATAATGAACTGCACTTCATGCAGAATTCGTCGACTTAAACCAATCAATTGTCTGTTTTTGATGATGTTTGTTTGCCTGCTCCTGCAAATTGTTGTATCCACTTTCTCGGAAGAGATGTACGCAACCGAATCAGTGGCTGCAACAAATGTTGAGAGCAAACAAGAAAAGATCAAAAAGATCATGGGAGTCACCAATGCAGACTGCAAGAAGTGTCACCCCTCTGAAGTGGCAACCTGGATGAAAACAGTGCATGCGCAATCGCCCGATATGCGGCTCTACAAGTTTGAGGGCAATACAAAGAAGTATGCAACCGCCATGGGAATCACAAGTGCCAGCTTGCTGGCGGATTCCATGTGTGCCGACTGTCACGCCACAAAAGCAGTGCGAGACGGTAAAGTGAAAGTCATCTCGGGTGTCTCATGCGAATCATGCCATGGCGCCGCGGGGGGAAAAGACGGCTGGCTGAATCGTCATCAGTCTTATCATGCCAGCATGCCGATTCCGCGGGCTGAAGAAACTGCAGAACATCGGGAAGCACGTCTCAAACACTGTGATGAAGCGGGGATGATCCGTTCCTCCAATCTCTATGGTCTCTCGAAGGCCTGCATGAAATGCCATATTATTGGCAATGAGAAGTTAATTGCCGCGGGACACAAGTCAGCGAGTGCCTTTGATTTTGCATCCTGGTCGAGTGGAGAATTGAAACACAACTTTCTGGTTGATAAAACAAAGAACGCAGATGCCCCCACACTCTGGATGGAACGCACCGGCGGAACGGCCGAGAATCGCAAACGGGTCAAATTTGTCGTCGGCACTCTGACTCAATTAGAGGCAGCACTGCGTCAACGTGCAGATGCAACGAATCCAGCTGTCATCCCTCAAATTGCAGGCACTGCCGCGGCTGCGAATGCCAAGCTTTCACAAATCAATGCATTTGCTCCTACACCCGAAGTTCAAAAGGTGACCACTTTGATCACGCCCCTTCTGGGAACGCTGTTTGTGCCTCAGCCAAGTGACAAGACAACGTATAGCCAGGCAGCAGATCAAGTGGCAGAGCAAGCGAAACTGTTCGCTAAAAATCACAATGGTGCAAAACTGGCAGGCCTGGACACAATGATTAACCAATTACCACCACACTTTTCCCAACAATACAAAGAAAAATATCTCAAAAACTAAACCGTCTTTCATTTTTCAAGTCACAAACAAGCGCTTACGCTATGTCAGACCCATCCATTTCACGACCACGTCGCTGGGATAAACCCTTCTCACTCGAAGTCGGGAGTGAAGATGAGATGACTGATGATATTGTTGACTCGCTTCTGCAATCACCTCCCTTTTCTCAAATCGATCCCGAAGGGTTTAAGAAATCGCTACCACTTCGTGAAATCATGAAGAATGATTCTCGAATCATAGGGTTTGATG
The Gimesia aquarii DNA segment above includes these coding regions:
- a CDS encoding cytochrome c family protein, producing MNCTSCRIRRLKPINCLFLMMFVCLLLQIVVSTFSEEMYATESVAATNVESKQEKIKKIMGVTNADCKKCHPSEVATWMKTVHAQSPDMRLYKFEGNTKKYATAMGITSASLLADSMCADCHATKAVRDGKVKVISGVSCESCHGAAGGKDGWLNRHQSYHASMPIPRAEETAEHREARLKHCDEAGMIRSSNLYGLSKACMKCHIIGNEKLIAAGHKSASAFDFASWSSGELKHNFLVDKTKNADAPTLWMERTGGTAENRKRVKFVVGTLTQLEAALRQRADATNPAVIPQIAGTAAAANAKLSQINAFAPTPEVQKVTTLITPLLGTLFVPQPSDKTTYSQAADQVAEQAKLFAKNHNGAKLAGLDTMINQLPPHFSQQYKEKYLKN
- a CDS encoding multiheme c-type cytochrome, encoding MEPFPSKNQARPYRSFAIALGLCAFVLPNLAFQEAQAEDKGFVSLFGSENSTNTETSKNSQDVLDYVVDKAHADCFVDDPFPSAAKCGKCHPQHYREWSVSPHAYAQLSPVFNAMSNKLIKLNNGTLGDFCIRCHTPVGMALSEPINMSNLDRPPSSREGVTCVNCHRINQAWGKGAGRQALVSGDINQVVYGPNGDEGLAEVLANPDKYGVLKTTENPHIKGREVHAKAYRFFQLITPGFCGSCHDVFAPNGFRLEDAFSEFKHSPSAKKFKENCQDCHMGAVPGEPKGYSFSPAAIVGNVKTPVRKHTNHMMIGPDYPIIHRGLFPHNPKAVREEGSDPKTAEGLATMREWLVFDDAGGWGTPVFEKHVTKGTYFPPPWDDQVMRIKARQILNDQYELLAEATSQRLQILQAGYHLGDIQVEKANGYGLKFCVPVSNITLGHGVPTGFDAERVVFLRTMVWDQNGRLVFQSGDLDPNGDIRDSHSLYVHNGKVPLDRQLFTLQSRFITRNIRGGEREQVLNVPYSLDPLPYFRPETRPFTVLGRPTGARKQKQNIPPRSSRLAKYHLSRSQLTGPGNYTVRIQMIAGMVPVNLVHEISDVGFDYGMSARNIADGVVEGHMVLYEKVETICVR
- a CDS encoding adenylate/guanylate cyclase domain-containing protein codes for the protein MMHLIATGSRPGEKIEWDIPDSKTLLLGRSAENDFAVPWDSTISRMHAEFERHQRRLNIRCFPSVRNQIWFDNQYYSELSVSVGEKFQIGATEFQSVDRTPNSGILQILDDLDTDSDILTEFSLRTTDLRIEAVSKLVPTLWLCKDKDNLASQAAQILKDVMNHADVVAIIESDGEKKWSVVHWEQPVPGFRRVSIVRSLVRDVLKKNETAIEVEKNRTGAPLANGRWAFCTPVNTDGNKKWCLYTCGRYGEESPSKAYLSTDDLQDDLNLVELVAQMLSAIRRVHELEDRFSGIQQFFSPAIIKMVSKDDAKHTLEPTETDTAVLFCDLRGFSHMTEQAGKNLHHFLGRLKNALGVMTQSISGQNGVIADFQGDSALGFWGWPLPLSKGAIPACLAALRIQRMFKISNSSKENELSGFEVGIGITRGQAIAGKIGTREQAKVGVFGPVVNLASRLEGMTKQIGVPILIDEQTASDVRNLLPETEGRCRRIGIFRPAGFETPFPIYELLPSEGKSSISNRNILDFEAAVEAFIEGDWERALDLLGHLPPKDRAKDFLLLQIACNNYKAPADWDGVISLEK